The region TCGCAACTACGAGCTGCACCATTGCCAGTCGACCCCTGGGAAGCTCTTTAGCCGAGTTTCGCTCTACGAGCAACTATTTGAGTTGATTAAGCAACATCCTCATATTGTTGAGTTTTATAAGCCGGCCTACTCTATTTCGAAGTTTCTCTCCGAAAATGGTACGCTGCCCGAACCGTTGTTTGATTCCTGCCCGGCCTGCAAATCGGAATGGGCGTTCGACTATACCGGACATATATACTCCTGCACGGCAACCGTTGGAAAGGCCGACGAATCGCTAGGCACATTCTACCCCGCGATTTCACGCAAGGCAGATTTGATAAGCGCTTGGGAAAATCGCGATGTTACTACCATTTCCGAGTGTAATGACTGCAGCATGCAGTTGGCATGTGGTGGCGGGTGCGGATCGATTGCTAAAAACAGAACCGGTAGCGTATGCTCGTCCGATTGTCGTCCTGTAAAGGAGTTGCTCGAGTTAGGGTTTGCCTCATATTTTGAGTGAAATGGACTGCACTAAATGTAATACCAAAAATTGCAGGGCAACGGGTTCCTGTAACGCCCAAAAGTTTGATTCGGAGGCGTTGAAGGTAACCTACGGTTTGCCCGATAATCAAAACATAATTCAAGCGGCAGCAAACCTCGTGGATAATGGCCGAGCCGGAACGCTATCGCGCTTGCAGGAGATTGTTGAGTTTTCAACGAGTATGCGTTTTCACCGTATTGGAATTGCATATTGCTATGGTATGGAGGCGGATGCCGCCTTGGTAGCCCAATTTCTTCGGGAAAATGGGTTTAAAACGATTCCAGTTTCTTGCACTACCGGAGGCTTTAAGCAATCGGAGGTTAATGCAACCAGTGAGATTCAGTCGGTGTCGTGTAATCCGTTTGCCCAAGCGGAACAACTCAATCTTGAATCGGTTGATCTAACCCTCACTATGGGGCTGTGCTTAGGCCACGACATACTATTTCAGAAACAAATTCAATCACTTACCACAACCTTAGTTGTAAAGGATCGGGTTCACAACAATAATCCGATACACGCAGTAAGGAATTAAACTGAAATTAAAATTAAAATGAGAGAGATAACGTCATCCGAATTCGATAAAGAAGTGCTTGCTGGTGGCAAGGTAGTAGTCGATTTTTATTCTACCGAATGTCCTCCCTGTGAAGCATTGGCTCCCAAGTTCGATGGGCTATCCGACCTTTATGGTAAAGATATTAAGTTTGTTAAGATGTTTCGTCAGCAAAACAAAGCGCTTGCCGAGCAGCTGGGGGTTAAATCTTCGCCCACATTACTGTTTTTTGATAATGGTGCGCAGGTGGGTGGTATGCTTGCTGGTGGAATCAAGCGCAGCGATATTATCCATCGGCTCGATGCCATGCTCCCTGCTCAACGGGTGACGGAGATAAAGGCGCACTTAAAACCTACCGTTTCGGAGTTTGATGTGATTATTCTTGGAGCTGGTCCTGGTGGACTTACCGCCGGGCTCTACCTCTGTCAGGCTAAGATCAATACCGTGCTCGTGGACGTTGCTCTTCCTGGCGGACATGTTTCCACAACCCACGAAGTTTCGAACTATCCGGGCTTTATTGAGCCGCAGGCGGGCTATATGCTCTCGCATAATATGTCGGAGCAGACCAAGCAGTGTGGCACCACCTATAAAGTGGCAGTGGATGTAACCAAGATCGATCTGGAAAAGAAGGAGGTGGTGATTGATGAGTTCGAAACCATTCGAGCAAAGAAAATTATTATTGCTACGGGCACCTCGCCTAACCTGATGGGCGTTCCCGGTGAGAAGGAACTTAAAGGCAAGGGTATTTCCTACTGCGCCACCTGCGATGCCAAGTACTATGGCGATAAGGAGGTTGTGGTTATCGGTGGCGGTAACTCCGCAGTGGAAGAAGCCGATTTCATTAGTAAGTTTGCCGGTAATATCACGATGGTGCACCAGTTCGGCGCCTTTACGGCCAACAAGCAAGCTCAAGCAAAGTTGCTCGCCAACCCCAAAGTTGCTACGCTATTTGAGCATGAGCCGAGGTCGTTTGTCCGCCATGGCGATAAGATCATTACTGAGGTGGAGGATCTGAAAACGAAAAAGGTCTCGAAGCTGGTGGCCGATGGTGTTTTCGTGTTTATTGGAATGAAGCCGAATATTGAGTTGTTCAAAGATAAGTTGGCGCTCGACAGCTGGGGTTACATTAAAACCGACGAGGATATGCGTACCAGCATGCCCGGGGTGTTTGCTGTTGGCGATGTCATTAGTAAAAAATACCGGCAGATTACCACGGCAGTTGCCGATGGAACTATTGCCGCCATTGCTATTGCAAAGGAACTGAATTAATCATTAATACCTACCGACCATGAATGCAAATAGACTAATCATTGAGCATGTAAGCCCTTATGACGTGACCACTACTGTTGAAAAGTTGGTGGCCGTAGCAACCTTAAAGGAATGGCAGAACCCTGCTATTCACAATCTGCAGCAATCGTTGGCTAAAGCAGGCAAAGAGGTACTGCCTGTTCAGGTGATCGAGATTTGCAAGCCTGAGTATTCGGGAAAAATGCTCGAGAAAAGCGACGAGCGTATCGTTTCGGTAATGATGCCTTGCCGCATTTCCGTTTACGAGAAAGAGGATGGTAAGACATACGTAGCCCTACTGAACATGGTAGATATGGTAACCGGACTATCGCCTGTGGCATTGGAGGCAATAAGCGGTGCCACCAAAGAGTCGATGGAGATTGTTAAATCTGTGATTGGGCCTTTTTAAAACCGAGTTATATTGTGATCAAGCAATGGCCAGCAGCAATGCTGGCCATTGTTGTTTTTTAACCTCTATGCTCTCGCCTACATATAAATGGCTTCTTGGATTGGCTTCTTGTGCTATTCCGAAGTTTAGCAAATTGTGTTGTCTTGTAGGCTTCGGCTAATGATTCCTTCCAAGGATACATTACTCTTCTCTACGTCTACTCGTTTTCTTACCATGCAAAAGTTTAAAATGCTATATTTGTGACAAGTTTATTGGAAAAATAAAAACCGGAAATAAT is a window of Williamwhitmania taraxaci DNA encoding:
- a CDS encoding FAD-dependent oxidoreductase, with translation MREITSSEFDKEVLAGGKVVVDFYSTECPPCEALAPKFDGLSDLYGKDIKFVKMFRQQNKALAEQLGVKSSPTLLFFDNGAQVGGMLAGGIKRSDIIHRLDAMLPAQRVTEIKAHLKPTVSEFDVIILGAGPGGLTAGLYLCQAKINTVLVDVALPGGHVSTTHEVSNYPGFIEPQAGYMLSHNMSEQTKQCGTTYKVAVDVTKIDLEKKEVVIDEFETIRAKKIIIATGTSPNLMGVPGEKELKGKGISYCATCDAKYYGDKEVVVIGGGNSAVEEADFISKFAGNITMVHQFGAFTANKQAQAKLLANPKVATLFEHEPRSFVRHGDKIITEVEDLKTKKVSKLVADGVFVFIGMKPNIELFKDKLALDSWGYIKTDEDMRTSMPGVFAVGDVISKKYRQITTAVADGTIAAIAIAKELN
- a CDS encoding DUF302 domain-containing protein codes for the protein MNANRLIIEHVSPYDVTTTVEKLVAVATLKEWQNPAIHNLQQSLAKAGKEVLPVQVIEICKPEYSGKMLEKSDERIVSVMMPCRISVYEKEDGKTYVALLNMVDMVTGLSPVALEAISGATKESMEIVKSVIGPF
- a CDS encoding DUF1847 domain-containing protein — protein: MDCTKCNTKNCRATGSCNAQKFDSEALKVTYGLPDNQNIIQAAANLVDNGRAGTLSRLQEIVEFSTSMRFHRIGIAYCYGMEADAALVAQFLRENGFKTIPVSCTTGGFKQSEVNATSEIQSVSCNPFAQAEQLNLESVDLTLTMGLCLGHDILFQKQIQSLTTTLVVKDRVHNNNPIHAVRN